One Physeter macrocephalus isolate SW-GA chromosome 7, ASM283717v5, whole genome shotgun sequence genomic window, gttgctgcatgcggaaattttcgttgcagcgcacaggcttctctctagttgtggcgtgcgggttttctctctctagttgtggtgcgcgggctccagagtgcgtgggctctgtagtttgtggcgcatgggctcagtagttgtggcgcgcgggcttaattgcccagcggcatgtgggatcttagttcccggacgagggatcgaacccacgtcccctgcattggaaggcggattcttaatcactggaccaccagggaagtccccataaagTTTTAAGTATTTGTTTCTTCCAACGTTTGTCCTTTCTTCATTTACATACAATAGCCCCCCGCTGAATAAGATTCTGCTTATTTAAGGGCATGCTCTAACGCCCGTGCTTATATTCActatttgtttggttttcagtTACAAAGTTTATGCTGTgtttaaacaaaacattttctataGGAAGATTGTTGGTTAGGACACAGATGGTAACAGATGTGCAAATTTTACTcatgaaagatttcttttttacctGGCTTGTATAACATTACAAACTCAAGTTGGAAAATACCTGAAAggttaagatgttaaaaaaaatagtgaattgGTTCCTGGAACAAACTTACCTTTCAGAACAGAGTAAAGAAGTAACAGTAATAATTCGGTATATAGATGAATGTGATGTGTTCTGActtggcagttttattttttattagtaaatttatattttttaaaacttctgtgtctTTTCTACAATGTATATGGAATTATTTGGCCCCAGAATATATAAGAGGAAGGATAATTATATAAACTTGTCTCATCTTAAACATCttaaatctgttttatatttagggCAATTGCCTTTAGTTCTCATCCAATCACAGAATATACTTTTTGAGTTTGTTTTACTTCCCAAGCTTCAGTTTTGTCATATGTAAAGTGGTGACATTAGTAATTACCTAATAGAATTGTCATGAAGAGTAAATAAGAACTAACATAAATGACAACATAATACATCTGCCAAGAGGTGGTTAATTAATGTTAGTTtccgggtcttccctggtggcgcagtggttaagaatctgcctgccaattcagggaaaacgggttcgagccctggtctggggagatcccacatgccgcggagcaactaagcccgtgagccacaactactgagcctgcgctctagagcccacgagccacaactactgaagcccgcacgcctagagcccgtgctccgcaacaagagaatccacctcagtgagaagcccgtgcaccacaacaaagagtagccccctctcgccgcaactagagaaagcccacgcacagcaacacgGACCTAgcgcagcctaaaataaaataaaataaatacatttaaaaaaaaagaataattttaaaaagttagtttcCTTTCTGAAGATATAAAGGAggcttaaaaactttttttataaatgtatttattttattttattatttatttttggctgcattgggtcttcgttgctgcacgcgggctttctctagttggggcgagcgggggctactcttcattgtggtgcgcaagcttctcattgcggtggcttctcttgttgcggaacatggactctaggtacacaggcttcagtaggtgtggcgtgtggactcagtagctgtggctcgcgggctccagagcgcaggctcaggagtcgtggcgcacgggcttagttgctccgcggcatgtggggtcttcctggaccagggctcgaacccgtgtcccctgcattggcaggcggattcttaaccactgcgccaccagggaagtcccgggaagcttaaaaacttttaatttctatgtttttccttattttctcaagGCAACATCTTTTTAATTGTTCCAAAGTTTTCCTTGTTTATATAACTATGGGTATTTCAGAAACATTCTGCTTTATAGTCCCCAGAAAAACTTCCTGTATGTAAATGCTGGCTCTGGTGTAAACACCCTTTATTACTGGTGTTATTAGTGACCCTCTCATAATCTAAGATTAACATCCCTTCCTTAATACACACTGAGTAAGACTCGGGGGAGACTCTCACTATTAAACAATAAGAGCAGCAAGCCTCATCTGTATTTAGAGTTAGATGCtgcaatgttttataaatatttttactactGTGGTATTTTAACAATTTCTCAGTAATCGAGTCACTAACGTGCAGAACCAATGCATGCCATCCTGTAAAACACCATGAGCTCagtaacaaacaaaaaccataaaaatattggctcaattataaaaatatcagtcTCTCCTGGATTTATATAAGCAGTCACTTTGAACTCTTATTCCAAAAGAAAACAGGTATTAGCAGTATCTTAAGAgagtatataaaaaacaaaaacgaaacagaaaacaaaaaaaagctttttagGCCATCTAGTCCATCCCCAAAGACAAATTCTCCATCAAATATTTTCATCCACTTGGATTGTAAACATagcccaggcaagagatgatggtggcttccaCTAGGGTGGTAAATATGGAATGGAGAAAAGTGGatgaattaaagatatttttgataGTACAACCAAAAAGATCTGCTAATACTTTGGatacagaagtttaaaaaacagagaaatcagGACGATTTCAAGATTTTTGGCCTGAAAGATTTTAGCATTTACGAAAATAGCAGAGGACActagttatttaaaatagtagTTTGGTCACGTCAAGGTATCCACTTTAGACATCTATCTTGTGGAGATGTCCTCTTGACCTCTGTGATAGATCTAAACtcgatatgtatttttaattttataatacattAATTTAACAATTATTAGTAACAATTATTACTACTGTCACCACTGCTACATCAGGAAATAAAAGCTCAGCAACGTAGGACTTTCTCAAGCTCTTGAAAAACCCCCTAACAAAAAAGGCAAAGCTTTCCAAACGTCCCCATACATCCTCTGGCTCTGGGAACTTAGAGCGTCCTGCGTCCAATCAGCTTCCAAATCCCCAGTATCAGCAAGTGGGAGGGGCTCAGATCCATCCTGGTCCTTCTGCTGCTCCGGCTTGGCCACGTCTAAAGGCCTGCAGGTCCTTGAAGGTACAGAAATCACCTGTTTATTCATCGGCTATAACTGAGCTTCTTACTCAAATATTTGCCTCACAAGattcaataatatataattttttaagtcttGTCACCTATCCGTTTttatagtttcttcttttcttctatgGATGTAAACACTGCCTCAGAGCGTTGCGGACCTGCCGTTCCCTTCCCCGCGCACGCGCCGGGGGAAGAGTGGGCGGGCCTGTTCCCGGGAGGCGTGTGGGACTGGCGGCGCACCGCTGCTCCTGCCGCCACCAACATGGAGAGTTTGTACCGAGTCCCGTTCTTAGTGCTCGAATGTCCCAACCTGAAGCTGAAGAAGCCGCCCTGGGTGCACATGCCGTCGGCCATGACGGTGTACGCTCTGGTGGTGGTGTCTTACTTCCTCATCACCGGAGGTAACTCGGCCTGCCTGGGGCCCCAGAGGCGCTGAGGCGCGGGGAGCCGGCCTGCCCCGGGGGCGCGTCTGTTCCGCTCTCAGCCCGGGAAAGCATCGCTCTCCTCTCGATCTTTTCCGAGGGTGGAGGGAAACTCTGGGGTCCCGAGTGTTAACGGCCCAAAGGTTTATTTGCCCTCACGCCCTGTCCTGTATCTTGAGGGGACTCCTGTTCTCGCTCTCATTGCCTTCCGTCTCCTGATCTCTTAGCCAGGCGGTCCGAGCCGAATAATTTTCAAGCCCAGATGGTTGCTCTTTTTATTGCATGGCGTACGTTATTTGACAAAGGCCCTGGGAAAATCTCTTTTGGCCCATTCTACTTCCACGGTTCGTCAGGAGGGTGTGGGACTTTTACCTTCTCTTTGTCTGCGGTTCCTGGAACTTTGGAAGAGACTTGACAGCCTTTAGGTTTGTTAGCTCAAACCTAAGGGTTCGGTGTTGCTTTTGCCCCgataaacaataaatatgaatGTAATCTTTCGAAACCAcagttttgataaatatttgagatTGGAGATAGATTTGCAGAAGGTATCGCGTATTTGAGAGAGCGGAAGTTGAAAAtctaaagaataaggaaaatagcATTACCGTTGAACACTGCATTATCATTTTATCCTGTCCTTTGCAAAAGGGGCGTCGCTTTGTATAGTGGTGAGTTGGCAATCTGGCTACAGTCTTTTCATAGCTACCACCCTTTCAAGCCGCAGTTCCATGATTTACTCAACACTGCTACTGCACTTTTAGATTTTGGGAAGTGGGGCACTTAATTTGGAAATGATAAAATTGAAGCTCCACAGATTAGGGACAGCAAGAGCAGCTGGTTCTGTTTTTTAAGGGAATAGTCAGACATCTTCATTTTCATAGATGTCTTGTGAAAATAGTTGGCGCTGAAGAGGGAAGTATCTGAAATTATGCAGGCTTAGTTCTAGGATGAACCTTTGGATTTACCCTTCTCCCAAATCTAGAACAGTGACAGTTAACTTAcgttcatttaaataaattacgtttaaaatatttttgatgttggTAAGATACTGTCCTAGCATTGCATTAGCATTCACATTTGCTCAGCACATTAATAGGTGCTGGattgaataaacaaaattttaaatgcatgtggcatttttttttttcttttagtaagtCTTCATCTGCTAGAAAACTTTCCTGTAACCCTTACTTCCCTTGGAGCCAGGGCCTTTGCTGGGAGCCTCACAGTTTTCATTCTGGCCACTATTTCCGTCTATTTTTGTAATGGGGAGTTGCCCTAATTTCTGGGGGAAAGTGAAAGGACACCTTTTAGTGGCCAAGGCCATGAGTTGTCTCATACAAGGAATTGGTTTTGCCACTGGAAAGGAGTCTTCTAGAAACTGAGTgtacttttataaataaac contains:
- the OSTC gene encoding oligosaccharyltransferase complex subunit OSTC isoform X2, producing MESLYRVPFLVLECPNLKLKKPPWVHMPSAMTVYALVVVSYFLITGGIIYDVIVEPPSVGSMTDEHGHQRPVAFLAYRGYLMG